The Vibrio cyclitrophicus sequence ACATTGGATCATGCACATAATGAAGTTTTACGTTCATTGTTCATTCCTTATCGAGTCAATGATTCGATCAATTCAAACAAAAAAGGAGCCTGATTAAGGCCCCTCATTTTAACTATTCAGCGCAAAGGCTAGAACTTATTCAGCGTCATCGCCAGCAACTTTAGCGGCTGCTTCTTTAACGATTGGCTGAAGTTCACCTTTTTGGAACATCTCAAGAATGATGTCACAACCACCGATTAGCTCACCTTCAACCCAAAGTTGTGGGAAAGTTGGCCACTGTGCGTAAGCAGGAAGCTCTGCACGGATATCAGGGTTTTGTAGGATATCTACGTAAGCAAATTTTTCGCCACATGCCATTAGAGCTTGAGACGCTTGAGAAGAGAAACCACAGCTAGGTAGCTTAGGAGAACCTTTCATGTACAGTAGAATAGTGTTTTCTTCAATTTGCTGTTTGATTTTATCGATAGTTTCCATTGCTTCCTCGTTAATGGATTACGGCTTTTATTGCCTTTATTCTACCCCAAACTAAAAGAATAAAAACCATATAAAAAAAGCGGTTAACAGGCTAAGCTAACAATTCACACAAAAGTAATGAAATAAGCTTTTAATAAAGTAAAAACTTGCTAAACTATATCGCAAGTCAGCAAATTGACCATGGTTGGCAGTATAGCGAGCCATGAATAATAATATCACTGGAAGCAATCGAAAGAGTTAACTCTTTCATATCAATGGAGAATTGAGCAATGGCATTTGAACTACCGGCTCTTCCTTACGCGAAAGACGCACTAGAACCACACATCTCAGCAGAAACGCTAGATTTCCACCACGGTAAGCACCACAACACTTACGTTGTTAAGCTAAACGGTCTTATCCCAGGTACTGAGTTTGAAGGCAAAACACTAGAAGAGATCGTTAAGACTTCTACTGGTGGTGTTTTCAATAACGCTGCTCAAATCTGGAACCACACGTTCTACTGGCACTGTCTTGCTCCTAAAGCAGGCGGCGAACCAACTGGCGCTGTTGCAGAAGCTATCAACGCTGCATTCGGTTCTTTCGAAGAATTCAAAGCGAAATTCACTGATTCAGCAATCAACAACTTTGGTTCTTCTTGGACTTGGTTAGTAAAGAAAGCTGACGGTTCTTTAGACATCGTTAACACTTCTAACGCTGCAACTCCTCTAACAGAAGAAGGTGTTACTCCACTTCTAACTGTTGACCTATGGGAACACGCTTACTACATCGATTTCCGCAATGTTCGCCCTGACTACATGGCTGCATTCTGGAACCTAGTAAACTGGTCTTTCGTAGAAGAGAACCTAGCTAAGTAATTATTACTTATGCTTCGCTATTTATAGCGAGTTACCTGTTAAAAGCTCATGCCTCGGCGTGAGCTTTTTTGTATCTGTCGTATTCCTATCAATACGAACATTACGAAACAAATTAGCCAATCAAGCCTGCTTTTTAACCGATTCTTACCTTTCTTAATCGCCCTGCATAAATTCTCTATTCGCCTGTAATTAAAGACTAAAGTTTGCCGACTCCATGCCGTTAAAGGTGTATCCAATGAGAGGCGACATGCAAATACATACTTTAG is a genomic window containing:
- a CDS encoding Grx4 family monothiol glutaredoxin is translated as METIDKIKQQIEENTILLYMKGSPKLPSCGFSSQASQALMACGEKFAYVDILQNPDIRAELPAYAQWPTFPQLWVEGELIGGCDIILEMFQKGELQPIVKEAAAKVAGDDAE
- the sodB gene encoding superoxide dismutase [Fe]; the encoded protein is MAFELPALPYAKDALEPHISAETLDFHHGKHHNTYVVKLNGLIPGTEFEGKTLEEIVKTSTGGVFNNAAQIWNHTFYWHCLAPKAGGEPTGAVAEAINAAFGSFEEFKAKFTDSAINNFGSSWTWLVKKADGSLDIVNTSNAATPLTEEGVTPLLTVDLWEHAYYIDFRNVRPDYMAAFWNLVNWSFVEENLAK